The following coding sequences are from one Coffea eugenioides isolate CCC68of unplaced genomic scaffold, Ceug_1.0 ScVebR1_1100;HRSCAF=1898, whole genome shotgun sequence window:
- the LOC113754906 gene encoding zinc finger BED domain-containing protein RICESLEEPER 2-like, which yields MHSALLPRGYNFIMTINPPDLLNHYYAGAAQMNVVGPELVRRYESLLPLLNATKAANEKLSSQHEAVVAEAESLRRQLAQVHTNFKLELKKNAELTSQLKDESELVRRYESLLPLLNATKAANEKLSSQHEAVVAEAESLRRQLAQQKGAEQVAAAREAGRQAGVREFLRSEDFMGDLTILNTPVLQHMYAKALVEVQELNQPRFDLGKFSSYNPNALEQIDRLVEGYSRWRKLADLVADSSLPMDTSMTYPNSISIEEDGDTGSSDSIEETGHTNHQSQCPDTSAIGKKKLPPKATINMPGKKRRLSSEVWDYFDIIPKKDPNDELKCRCKKCGNEYSAESKSGTGNLHRHVKRCVKMTTKDIGQYLITSDKGALATRNAQFSQDKFRELLVHAIVRHELPFSFVEHEGIKNVLTYLEPQIKHITRNTAKSDVKKLHAKEVNRLGSELRGCPSRICLTSDAWTSIVTDGYLSLTAHFIDSNWLLQKKILNFSYMPPPHNGVALAEKIYSLASSWGIERKLFAITLDNASENDSCVAILKNQLKLKNSLICDGMLFHVRCCAHILNLIVQDGLKEIDKSVELIRECVKYVKGSQTRKLRFTECVTQTSLDSKKALVQDVPTRWNSTYRMLSSALYYRLAFCHLQLSDSNFRSCPSLEEWGRVEKICSFLQVFYEATNAFSGSKYPTSNLYFPQVFKIQLKLSEECNSSDDFMKRIASQMFVKFNKYWSEFNLLLAIAVVFDPRYKFQFIEFSYNKLYGPGSNKLVKVRNALFDVYNEYVKISNTPGASSSCSRGSNEVYSPHGAKEQEDNQSFDILEEFDQFDTFEFACGAQKSQLELYLDEPRAKRSSHIIVLDYWKAQQFRFPYLSKLARDILCVPVSTVASESAFSLGGRILDQFRSSLSPQIVEALVCTKDWLFGDKSEGSLNMNLEDLTQNIMSLNINKDEVDATIIEDSNSNVVNL from the exons ATGCATAGTGCCCTCCTTCCACGGGGCTACAACTTTATCATGACCATAAATCCTCCCGACCTCCTCAACCACTACTATGCAGGGGCAGCTCAG ATGAATGTGGTAGGTCCCGAGCTGGTCAGGCGCTATGAGAGTCTGCTCCCCTTGCTGAACGCGACAAAGGCAGCGAACGAAAAGCTGTCCAGCCAACATGAAGCTGTCGTAGCGGAAGCGGAGAGCCTGAGGAGGCAGCTCGCGCAGGTCCACACGAACTTCAAGCTGGAGTTGAAGAAGAATGCTGAACTGACCTCCCAGCTGAAGGACGA GTCCGAGCTGGTCAGGCGCTATGAGAGTCTGCTCCCCTTGCTGAACGCGACAAAGGCAGCGAACGAAAAGCTGTCCAGCCAACATGAAGCTGTCGTAGCGGAAGCGGAGAGCCTGAGGAGGCAGCTCGCGCAG CAGAAGGGCGCCGAGCAGGTCGCAGCTGCTAGGGAGGCAGGTCGCCAGGCTGGTGTTCGGGAGTTCCTGAGATCGGAGGACTTCATGGGCGATTTGACGATCCTAAATACTCCTGTGCTTCAGCATATGTACGCCAAGGCTCTGGTAGAGGTGCAAGAGTTGAACCAACCAAGGTTCGACTTGGGAAAATTTTCGAGCTACAACCCTAATGCTCTGGAGCAAATCGACCGCCTGGTGGAGGGCTATTCACGCTGGCGCAAGCTGGCAGATCTAGTGGCTGATTCTTCTTTGCCG ATGGATACAAGTATGACATATCCAAATTCAATCAGTATTGAAGAAGATGGTGATACAGGGAGTAGTGATAGCATCGAGGAAACAGGCCACACAAATCATCAATCTCAATGCCCTGACACTAGTGCAattgggaaaaagaaattaCCTCCAAAAGCTACAATCAATATGCCTGGCAAGAAGAGGAGATTAAGTTCAGAAGTTTGGGATTACTTCGACATTATTCCCAAAAAGGATCCAAACGATGAGTTGAAGTGCAGATGCAAGAAATGTGGGAATGAATATTCTGCTGAGAGTAAAAGTGGGACAGGTAATTTGCATCGACATGTAAAGAGGTGTGTAAAAATGACAACAAAGGACATTGGACAGTATCTAATCACTTCTGACAAAGGTGCTCTTGCCACACGAAATGCACAATTTAGTCAAGATAAATTTAGAGAATTACTTGTGCATGCCATAGTAAGACATGAGCTGCCATTTTCATTTGTGGAGCATGAGGGAATTAAAAATGTCCTTACATATTTGGAGCCTCAAATTAAACATATCACTAGGAACACAGCCAAGTCGGACGTTAAAAAATTGCATGCAAAGGAAGTTAATAGACTTGGTAGTGAATTGCGGGGATGTCCTAGTCGAATATGTTTAACTTCTGATGCATGGACATCTATTGTTACTGATGGATACTTGAGTTTGACTGCACACTTCATTGATAGCAATTGGCTGCTACAGaaaaaaattctgaattttTCTTATATGCCTCCTCCCCATAATGGTGTTGCATTAGCTGAAAAAATTTACAGTTTGGCTAGTAGTTGGGGTATTGAAAGGAAGTTGTTTGCCATCACATTAGACAATGCTTCTGAAAATGATTCTTGTGTTGCAATACTTAAGAATCAGCTTAAGTTGAAAAATTCTTTAATTTGTGATGGTATGTTGTTTCATGTGAGATGTTGTGCACATATTCTCAACTTGATTGTGCAAGATGGTTTGAAAGAAATTGATAAATCTGTGGAGTTAATAAGAGAATGTGTCAAGTATGTCAAGGGTTCTCAAACAAGGAAGTTAAGGTTCACCGAATGTGTAACACAGACTTCTCTTGATTCCAAAAAAGCCTTAGTTCAAGATGTTCCTACTAGGTGGAACTCCACATATAGAATGCTTTCCAGTGCACTTTATTATCGCCTTGCATTTTGTCACTTACAATTAAGTGATTCAAATTTTCGGAGCTGTCCATCTCTTGAAGAATGGGGAAGAGTTGAAAAAATTTGTAGTTTTCTTCAAGTTTTTTATGAGGCAACTAATGCTTTTTCGGGGTCCAAGTATCCAACTAGTAACTTGTACTTTCCTCAAGTTTTTAAGATTCAATTGAAGCTGTCTGAGGAGTGCAATAGTTCAGATGATTTTATGAAGAGGATTGCTTCCCAAATGTTTGTGAAGTTTAACAAATATTGGTCTGAGTTCAATCTCTTGTTGGCAATTGCTGTGGTATTTGATCCCCGGTATAAATTTCAGTTTATTGAATTTAGTTATAATAAGCTATATGGTCCGGGGTCTAATAAATTAGTCAAGGTTAGGAATGCACTTTTTGATGTCTATAATGAGTATGTGAAGATTTCCAACACACCTGGTGCATCATCTTCATGCTCTCGAGGCAGCAATGAAGTTTATTCTCCTCATGGAGCCAAGGAACAAGAAGACAACCAATcatttgatattttagag GAATTTGATCAATTTGACACCTTTGAATTTGCCTGTGGTGCACAAAAAAGTCAATTGGAATTGTATTTAGATGAGCCAAGAGCTAAACGATCCTCACATATTATTGTTCTTGATTATTGGAAAGCACAACAATTTCGATTTCCATATTTGAGTAAATTGGCAAGGGACATTCTATGTGTTCCAGTATCAACCGTTGCTTCTGAATCTGCATTTAGTCTTGGTGGTagaattttggatcaatttcgTAGTTCACTTTCACCCCAAATTGTTGAGGCTTTAGTTTGCACTAAGGACTGGTTATTTGGAGATAAAAGTGAAG GATCTCTAAATATGAATTTGGAGGATTTAACTCAAAATATCATGTCTCTAAATATCAACAAGGATGAGGTTGATGCAACAATAATTGAGGATTCAAATTCTAATGTTGTTAATCTCTAA